A genomic segment from Parafrankia irregularis encodes:
- a CDS encoding S8 family serine peptidase, with amino-acid sequence MSFAVPATAAIAAGPTSATGPTPTPGLFSSREEQWYQQSLRLADAHQVSLGAGVIVAVIDGGVDATHPKLRGQLLPGAGIGTDAAVDGLRDDDPDGHGTAMAGIIAGRADVGDPAVWGVAPAAKVLPISTGVRADSDEVARGIRIAVDRGADVISMSLGSVGHATDAEERAVRYALERDVVVVASAGNTEPGDTAVNSPANIPGVIAVTGTDYRGRFWGGSVQGPQSVLAAPGPAIRVPVPTRVSEDGLDTGGGTSNSAAIVAGVAALVRAELPTLDAANVVNRLIRTATDMGPLGRDDQYGFGLVDPVAALTTEIPLVATNPLLATRSPGATAAGDATADSSAGGSAATGSLTAAPDDSVGLAPSKRSAGPSAALWILMLGLATVEGALLGALAHLLFGARYATMRERRRQRKATPVDPSWSPPGHAPAPRPAWPAVNPAWSTATAVRPAPTPVRQAPQTRARQAPAAARPEPAAHIVRPQTPQGRPTMPVRPVHQHPPAIRPRATTPPSAGRPVDTQPWKTPH; translated from the coding sequence TTGTCGTTCGCTGTGCCCGCAACGGCGGCCATCGCGGCCGGGCCCACCTCCGCGACGGGGCCCACCCCAACCCCCGGTCTCTTCTCGTCCAGGGAAGAACAGTGGTACCAGCAGAGCCTCCGACTGGCTGACGCGCACCAGGTGAGCCTCGGCGCCGGAGTCATCGTGGCCGTCATCGACGGCGGCGTGGACGCCACCCATCCCAAGCTGCGCGGCCAACTGCTGCCCGGCGCCGGCATCGGTACGGACGCCGCAGTCGACGGGCTGCGGGACGACGACCCCGACGGCCACGGCACCGCGATGGCCGGGATCATCGCCGGCCGTGCCGACGTCGGGGATCCGGCCGTCTGGGGGGTGGCACCGGCGGCGAAGGTCCTGCCGATCTCCACGGGCGTGCGGGCGGACTCCGACGAGGTCGCCCGCGGGATCCGGATCGCGGTGGACCGCGGCGCCGACGTGATCAGCATGTCGCTGGGCTCGGTGGGGCATGCCACCGACGCCGAGGAGCGTGCCGTCCGGTACGCGCTGGAGCGCGACGTGGTCGTGGTGGCCTCGGCCGGCAACACCGAGCCTGGCGACACCGCCGTGAACTCGCCGGCGAACATCCCCGGAGTCATCGCCGTCACCGGCACGGACTACCGCGGGCGCTTCTGGGGTGGCTCGGTGCAGGGGCCACAGTCCGTCCTGGCCGCGCCAGGGCCGGCGATCCGGGTTCCGGTACCGACGCGGGTCTCCGAGGACGGGCTCGACACCGGCGGCGGCACCAGCAACTCCGCCGCGATCGTCGCGGGTGTCGCGGCGCTCGTCCGGGCCGAGCTGCCCACCCTCGACGCGGCCAACGTCGTCAACCGGCTGATTCGCACCGCAACCGACATGGGCCCGCTGGGACGTGACGACCAGTACGGCTTCGGGCTCGTTGACCCGGTCGCGGCGCTGACGACCGAGATCCCACTCGTCGCCACGAACCCGTTGCTCGCCACGCGCAGCCCCGGTGCCACCGCGGCGGGCGATGCCACGGCGGACAGTTCAGCGGGCGGCAGCGCGGCGACGGGGAGCCTCACAGCGGCCCCGGACGACTCCGTCGGCCTCGCCCCCTCGAAGCGCTCGGCCGGGCCCTCCGCGGCGCTGTGGATTCTCATGCTGGGCCTGGCCACGGTCGAGGGTGCGCTGCTCGGAGCACTCGCGCACCTTCTGTTCGGTGCCCGGTACGCGACGATGCGCGAACGCCGCAGGCAGCGAAAGGCCACACCGGTGGACCCGAGCTGGTCGCCGCCAGGGCACGCACCCGCACCAAGGCCGGCCTGGCCCGCGGTGAATCCGGCCTGGTCCACGGCGACGGCGGTCCGGCCCGCGCCGACACCGGTTCGGCAGGCACCGCAGACAAGGGCTCGGCAGGCCCCGGCAGCAGCCCGGCCCGAGCCCGCGGCGCACATCGTCCGGCCGCAGACACCGCAGGGACGGCCCACGATGCCGGTACGTCCGGTGCATCAGCACCCGCCAGCCATCCGGCCGCGGGCCACCACGCCACCGTCGGCGGGCAGGCCCGTCGACACCCAGCCCTGGAAGACCCCCCACTGA
- a CDS encoding class I SAM-dependent methyltransferase encodes MSSGSAAEGSTAAGGVAAPVTACRSCDGPAPRLFLSLGSTPVANRLVKADALGAVDPVFPLEVGFCEQCALVQLTHALPADEIFDADYPYFSSFSDMLVRHSEKHVIDLIASRDLGPDSLVVEVASNDGYLLKAFVERGIPVLGIEPTPGPAAAARKAGVPTREEFFGADLARALVAEGLKADVIIANNVMAHVPDLNSFVEGFSILLKDDGIIDVENPGVGALLAHNEFDTVYHEHFCYFSTIAVDALMRRHGLALVGVEEFTELHGGTLRWRMQQQAAAAPTASVAEVLDAERAAGLGSFERYASFGDDVRVLQTELTELLRSLRADGKSVAAYGAAAKGATLLNSTGIDHSLIDFVVDRNVHKQGKYIPGARIPILDPAVLLERQPDYLLLLAWNVKKEIMAQQEEYAARGGRFIVPVPRPVVL; translated from the coding sequence ATGTCATCCGGTAGCGCAGCAGAAGGAAGCACGGCCGCGGGGGGCGTCGCCGCCCCGGTCACCGCCTGCAGATCATGCGACGGGCCCGCTCCGCGGCTCTTCCTGTCGCTGGGCTCCACTCCGGTCGCGAACCGGCTGGTGAAGGCGGACGCGCTTGGCGCGGTCGACCCCGTCTTCCCACTGGAGGTCGGCTTCTGCGAGCAGTGCGCGCTCGTCCAGCTCACCCACGCGCTGCCCGCTGACGAGATCTTCGACGCCGACTACCCGTACTTCTCCTCGTTCTCCGACATGCTCGTGCGGCACTCCGAGAAGCACGTGATCGACCTGATCGCGAGCCGCGACCTCGGGCCGGACAGCCTGGTCGTCGAGGTCGCCAGCAACGACGGCTACCTGCTCAAGGCGTTCGTCGAGCGGGGCATCCCGGTACTCGGCATCGAGCCGACGCCGGGGCCGGCGGCCGCGGCGCGTAAGGCGGGTGTGCCCACCCGTGAGGAGTTCTTCGGCGCCGACCTCGCCCGCGCGCTCGTCGCCGAGGGCCTCAAGGCGGACGTCATCATCGCGAACAACGTGATGGCCCACGTCCCGGACCTGAACAGCTTCGTCGAGGGCTTCTCGATCCTGCTGAAGGACGACGGCATCATCGACGTCGAGAACCCCGGGGTCGGCGCACTGCTGGCGCACAACGAGTTCGACACCGTCTACCACGAGCACTTCTGCTACTTCTCCACCATCGCCGTGGACGCCCTCATGCGCCGCCACGGCCTGGCGCTGGTCGGGGTCGAGGAGTTCACCGAGCTGCACGGCGGCACGCTGCGCTGGCGGATGCAGCAGCAGGCGGCGGCCGCGCCGACGGCCTCGGTGGCCGAGGTGCTGGACGCCGAGCGGGCCGCCGGGCTGGGCTCGTTCGAGCGCTACGCGAGCTTCGGCGACGACGTCCGCGTGCTGCAGACCGAGCTGACCGAGCTGCTGCGCTCGTTGCGGGCGGACGGGAAGTCCGTCGCCGCCTACGGTGCCGCCGCGAAGGGTGCCACCCTGCTGAACTCGACCGGCATCGACCACTCGCTGATCGACTTCGTCGTCGACCGCAACGTCCACAAGCAGGGCAAGTACATCCCCGGTGCGCGGATCCCGATCCTCGACCCGGCCGTCCTGCTGGAGCGTCAGCCCGACTACCTGCTGCTCCTGGCCTGGAACGTGAAGAAGGAGATCATGGCGCAGCAGGAGGAGTACGCCGCTCGGGGCGGGCGCTTCATCGTCCCCGTTCCCCGTCCGGTCGTTCTCTAG
- a CDS encoding NAD-dependent epimerase/dehydratase family protein: protein MKVLVTGTEGYLGCLLAPELLRDGHDVVGVDTGYYKFGWLYRGMDRVPYTIDKDLRNLTVEDFEGVDAVVHMAELSNDPLGALAPDVTYKVNHQGSVQLAKLAKQAGVERFVYMSSCSVYGVATGSDVTETSPVNPQTPYAECKVLVERDVAPLADDTFSPTFMRNATAYGASPRMRFDIVLNNLAGVAWTTGEIAMTSDGTPWRPLVHGLDIAKAIRCVLAAPRDAVHNQIFNVGDSAQNYQVKEIADAVATVFTGCRLSFGDNGGDNRSYRVSFEKIATQLPGFACEWDAHSGAKQLHEVFSRIQLDAETFTGRGHTRLKQLQYLIGTGQVDAELFWTA, encoded by the coding sequence ATGAAGGTGCTCGTCACCGGCACGGAAGGCTACCTGGGGTGTCTGCTGGCCCCGGAGCTGCTGCGCGATGGTCACGACGTGGTCGGTGTCGACACCGGCTACTACAAGTTCGGCTGGCTCTACCGCGGCATGGATCGCGTTCCCTACACGATCGACAAGGACCTCCGGAACCTCACCGTCGAGGACTTCGAAGGCGTCGACGCCGTCGTGCACATGGCTGAGCTGTCCAACGACCCCCTCGGCGCGCTCGCGCCGGACGTCACCTACAAGGTGAACCACCAGGGGTCGGTGCAGTTGGCGAAGCTCGCCAAGCAGGCGGGCGTCGAGCGCTTCGTCTACATGTCGTCCTGCAGCGTCTACGGGGTCGCGACCGGCTCGGACGTCACGGAGACGTCCCCGGTCAACCCGCAGACCCCGTACGCGGAGTGCAAGGTGCTCGTCGAGCGGGACGTCGCGCCGCTGGCCGACGACACCTTCTCGCCGACCTTCATGCGTAACGCGACGGCCTACGGTGCCTCGCCGCGGATGCGTTTCGACATCGTGCTGAACAACCTGGCCGGGGTCGCCTGGACCACCGGTGAGATCGCGATGACCTCGGACGGCACGCCCTGGCGCCCGCTGGTGCACGGCCTGGACATCGCCAAGGCGATCCGCTGCGTGCTCGCCGCGCCGCGCGACGCCGTCCACAACCAGATCTTCAACGTGGGTGACAGCGCGCAGAACTACCAGGTGAAGGAGATCGCGGACGCGGTCGCCACCGTCTTCACCGGCTGCCGGCTGAGCTTCGGCGACAACGGCGGGGACAACCGCAGCTACCGGGTGTCCTTCGAGAAGATCGCCACCCAGCTCCCCGGCTTCGCCTGCGAATGGGACGCCCACAGCGGCGCCAAGCAGCTGCATGAGGTCTTCAGCCGCATCCAGCTCGACGCCGAGACGTTCACCGGCCGCGGGCACACCCGGCTCAAGCAGCTCCAGTACCTGATCGGCACGGGGCAGGTCGACGCCGAGCTGTTCTGGACCGCCTGA
- a CDS encoding dTDP-4-dehydrorhamnose 3,5-epimerase family protein encodes MILTPTAVDGVTVVDVEAFTDARGLFARTFCAEEFAAAGLEVSVAQCSVAYNRLAGTVRGMHWAGEPVRETKLVRCTRGALLDVVVDTRPGSPTYLEHVAVELTADNHRALFISAGLAHGYQTLVDDTEATYQMNVPFTPGHDRGLRFDDPRLGIAWPLPVSVISDKDRAWPLLTAAVPSGAATR; translated from the coding sequence ATGATCCTCACGCCCACCGCCGTCGACGGCGTCACGGTCGTCGACGTCGAGGCCTTCACCGACGCCCGCGGCCTGTTCGCGCGCACCTTCTGCGCCGAGGAGTTCGCCGCCGCCGGGCTGGAGGTCTCCGTCGCCCAGTGCAGCGTGGCCTACAACCGGCTCGCCGGGACGGTCCGCGGCATGCACTGGGCCGGTGAGCCGGTGCGCGAGACCAAGCTGGTCCGGTGCACCCGCGGGGCGCTGCTGGACGTCGTCGTCGACACCAGGCCCGGTTCGCCGACCTACCTGGAGCACGTGGCGGTGGAGCTGACCGCGGACAACCACCGGGCCCTGTTCATCTCGGCCGGCCTGGCCCACGGCTACCAGACCCTGGTGGACGACACAGAGGCCACCTACCAGATGAACGTGCCGTTCACCCCGGGGCACGATCGCGGGCTCCGTTTCGACGACCCGCGCCTCGGCATCGCCTGGCCGCTGCCTGTCTCCGTGATCTCGGACAAGGACCGCGCCTGGCCGTTGCTGACCGCCGCCGTACCGAGCGGGGCCGCCACCCGATAG
- a CDS encoding glycosyltransferase family 2 protein, with amino-acid sequence MTGARAFGKGVAIAALGATAVYGHVLYPAYIGYRSRGLTPSQPEDPEVWPGLSVVVSAYREAAVIGTKLDELTGTDYPGQMEIVVVADDAETAAAARRPGVRVLSSGERLGKARAVNRGVAAASHDVVVLTDANAVLAPHALRAAARHFTDETVGAVAGEKQVDDPAGAQGFYWKFESWLKQCESATGATIGVVGEMLAFRRKAFRPLPGDTAVDDAWLALDILESGLRVVYEPEAYSIETSAPDYDAEWERRTRIVAGNLDMLWRRREALVPGALPVTAQLWGHRLVRSSFGPMAHVALVALAVPAARHSWGARLFLVGNAAGAASAGVLMRGGTPPGPSRLVAQVFFLQAVALGGVRRFLAHDRPAVWPKPERQAPAAAQSPTQLPSAPEAASGPASTPASRAS; translated from the coding sequence ATGACAGGAGCTCGTGCGTTCGGTAAGGGCGTCGCGATCGCGGCACTCGGTGCGACCGCCGTGTACGGTCACGTTCTGTATCCCGCCTATATCGGGTACCGGAGTCGTGGGCTCACACCGTCACAGCCGGAGGACCCAGAGGTCTGGCCGGGGCTGAGCGTGGTGGTCTCCGCCTACCGTGAGGCCGCCGTCATCGGTACGAAGCTCGACGAGCTGACCGGTACGGACTACCCCGGGCAGATGGAGATCGTGGTCGTCGCGGACGACGCGGAGACGGCCGCGGCCGCCCGCCGCCCCGGCGTCCGCGTCCTCTCCTCCGGGGAGCGGCTGGGCAAGGCCCGTGCGGTCAACCGCGGGGTCGCGGCGGCGAGCCATGACGTGGTTGTGCTCACCGATGCCAACGCGGTGCTGGCGCCGCACGCGCTGCGCGCCGCGGCCCGCCACTTCACCGATGAGACCGTCGGTGCGGTGGCCGGTGAGAAACAGGTCGACGACCCGGCGGGTGCCCAGGGCTTCTACTGGAAGTTCGAGTCCTGGCTCAAGCAGTGCGAGTCGGCGACGGGTGCCACCATCGGCGTGGTCGGCGAGATGCTCGCTTTCCGGCGTAAGGCGTTCCGCCCGTTGCCGGGCGACACCGCGGTCGATGATGCCTGGCTCGCGTTGGACATTCTCGAAAGTGGTCTGCGGGTGGTCTACGAGCCCGAGGCGTATTCGATAGAGACGTCCGCACCGGACTATGACGCCGAATGGGAACGTCGTACCCGAATCGTCGCCGGGAACCTGGACATGCTCTGGCGGCGCCGTGAGGCGCTCGTCCCCGGCGCGCTGCCCGTGACCGCCCAGCTCTGGGGGCACCGGCTCGTCCGATCCTCGTTCGGGCCGATGGCACACGTGGCGTTGGTGGCGCTGGCTGTGCCGGCGGCGCGGCACAGCTGGGGGGCCCGGCTCTTCCTGGTCGGCAACGCGGCCGGTGCGGCCAGCGCCGGCGTGCTCATGAGGGGCGGCACACCGCCCGGCCCGAGCCGGCTGGTGGCCCAGGTGTTCTTCCTGCAGGCCGTGGCGCTCGGCGGGGTACGCCGTTTCCTCGCCCACGACCGTCCCGCGGTCTGGCCGAAGCCGGAACGGCAGGCCCCGGCCGCCGCGCAGTCCCCGACCCAGCTTCCGTCCGCTCCCGAGGCCGCCTCCGGCCCCGCGAGCACGCCGGCCTCCAGGGCGAGCTGA
- a CDS encoding glycosyltransferase, producing the protein MAADAATSAAAPSTRPVAPGWSFELSLVSFHSRGQLEQMFETLPPDLPVVVTDNAKGVDKVDELVALRPNGRYIDSGGGKGFAKASNMGMRSSAYEYVVLGNPDSRPTVEIMQALVDDLERDPELVVSAATMQGTDGRPELGNGGWEPTPRRVLMHVLGAHKIAPSSALFARPKPNRPMSPEWLTGACMAVRRKAFLELGGFDETFYVYNEDMALGRAIREAGLRQQLRTDLFVPHGAGGSGAGKTWMLQMRGASMVRYLRKHNAPARVNVMRSMLVAGYAGRTALSRARGHKATADEHAAYIKGLLVGPPPR; encoded by the coding sequence GTGGCGGCGGACGCAGCCACATCCGCGGCCGCACCGAGCACCCGGCCCGTCGCGCCCGGCTGGTCGTTCGAGCTGTCCCTGGTGAGTTTCCACAGCCGTGGTCAGCTGGAGCAGATGTTCGAGACGCTGCCGCCGGACCTGCCGGTCGTGGTCACCGACAACGCCAAGGGCGTGGACAAGGTCGACGAGCTCGTCGCGCTGCGGCCGAACGGCCGGTACATCGACTCGGGCGGCGGCAAGGGCTTCGCGAAGGCCTCGAACATGGGCATGCGCTCGTCCGCATACGAGTACGTGGTGCTGGGCAACCCCGACAGCCGGCCGACCGTCGAGATCATGCAGGCGCTCGTGGACGACCTTGAGCGTGACCCCGAGCTGGTCGTCAGCGCGGCCACGATGCAGGGCACCGACGGCCGGCCCGAGCTCGGGAACGGCGGCTGGGAGCCGACCCCGCGCCGGGTCCTCATGCATGTGCTCGGCGCACACAAGATCGCGCCGTCGTCGGCGCTGTTCGCCCGCCCGAAGCCCAACCGCCCGATGAGCCCCGAGTGGCTGACGGGGGCCTGCATGGCCGTGCGCCGCAAGGCCTTCCTGGAGCTGGGCGGCTTCGACGAGACGTTCTACGTCTACAACGAGGACATGGCGCTCGGCCGGGCGATTCGGGAGGCGGGGCTGCGGCAGCAGCTGCGCACCGACCTGTTCGTTCCGCACGGCGCGGGCGGCTCCGGCGCCGGCAAGACCTGGATGCTCCAGATGCGTGGCGCCTCGATGGTCCGCTATCTGCGCAAGCACAACGCGCCGGCACGGGTGAACGTCATGCGCTCCATGCTCGTCGCGGGTTATGCCGGGCGTACCGCGCTTTCCCGGGCCCGCGGCCACAAGGCCACGGCGGACGAGCACGCGGCGTACATCAAGGGCCTGCTGGTCGGCCCGCCGCCGCGCTGA